In Kitasatospora sp. NBC_00240, the following are encoded in one genomic region:
- a CDS encoding ATP-dependent DNA ligase yields MLLRHLARTSRDVAAEPARTVKITLLADCLLALAPEEVPTAVALLSGESQRLRIGIGPAALRELPAPAAEATLGVLETEQILLRLAALQGQGSRAERRRLLDELFGRATEEEQDFLRAVLAGELRQGALDAVMADAVARAAGVPGAAVRRALMFRGSARAVAEAALGGGVPALAAFRLEVGRPVRPMLAASAPDLAAALERTGPAALEWKLDGIRIQVHRDGEEVAVFTRGLEDITARLPEVVEAARSLPVRSAVLDGEAIALAPDGRPRPFQVTAARTASRQDPARLRAEVPLHAFFFDLLHQDGEDLVDRPAHHRWSALAGAVPAELRVPAVETEDRAAAEVFFRQVLARGHEGVLVKDRDAPYAAGRRGAGWIKVKPHHTLDLVVLAAEWGSGRRRGFLSNLHLGARAGDGSGPGAWVMLGKTFKGLTDELLAWQTGQLLAREVDRDAYTVLVRPELVVEIAFDGLQRSSRYPAGLALRFARVVRYREDKAATEADTVATVRAIAEAGGLGR; encoded by the coding sequence ATGCTGCTCCGGCATCTCGCCCGCACCTCGCGGGACGTGGCCGCCGAGCCGGCCCGTACCGTCAAGATCACCCTGCTGGCCGACTGCCTGCTGGCGCTCGCTCCCGAAGAGGTGCCGACCGCCGTCGCCCTGCTTTCCGGCGAGTCGCAGCGACTGCGGATCGGGATCGGCCCGGCGGCCCTGCGCGAGCTGCCCGCCCCGGCGGCCGAGGCCACGCTCGGCGTGCTGGAGACCGAACAGATCCTGCTCCGGCTCGCCGCCCTGCAGGGACAGGGCTCCCGGGCCGAGCGCCGCCGACTGCTGGACGAGCTGTTCGGCCGCGCCACCGAGGAGGAGCAGGACTTCCTGCGGGCGGTGCTGGCCGGGGAGCTGCGGCAGGGCGCCCTGGACGCGGTGATGGCGGACGCCGTCGCCCGGGCCGCCGGCGTACCCGGCGCGGCCGTCCGACGGGCGCTGATGTTCCGCGGCTCCGCCCGCGCCGTCGCGGAGGCCGCGCTGGGCGGCGGAGTCCCGGCCCTGGCCGCCTTCCGCCTCGAGGTGGGCCGCCCGGTCCGGCCGATGCTCGCGGCCTCCGCCCCCGACCTGGCCGCCGCGCTGGAGCGGACCGGCCCGGCGGCGCTGGAGTGGAAGCTGGACGGCATCCGGATCCAGGTGCACCGGGACGGCGAGGAGGTCGCGGTGTTCACCCGCGGCCTGGAGGACATCACCGCCCGCCTCCCCGAAGTGGTCGAGGCGGCCAGGTCGCTGCCGGTGCGCAGCGCCGTCCTCGACGGTGAGGCGATCGCGCTGGCACCCGACGGGCGGCCGCGCCCGTTCCAGGTGACGGCCGCCCGGACGGCCTCCCGGCAGGACCCGGCGCGGCTGCGGGCCGAGGTGCCGCTGCACGCCTTCTTCTTCGACCTGCTGCACCAGGACGGCGAGGACCTGGTCGACCGGCCGGCCCACCACCGCTGGTCCGCCCTGGCCGGCGCCGTCCCGGCGGAGCTGCGGGTGCCGGCCGTCGAGACGGAGGACCGGGCGGCGGCCGAGGTGTTCTTCCGTCAGGTGCTGGCGCGGGGTCATGAAGGCGTGCTGGTCAAGGACCGGGACGCACCGTACGCCGCCGGCCGGCGCGGGGCCGGGTGGATCAAGGTCAAGCCGCATCACACGCTGGATCTGGTGGTCCTGGCGGCGGAATGGGGCAGCGGGCGCCGCCGGGGCTTCCTCAGCAACCTGCACCTGGGCGCCCGGGCGGGCGACGGGTCGGGGCCGGGGGCGTGGGTGATGCTCGGCAAGACCTTCAAGGGCCTGACGGACGAGCTGCTGGCCTGGCAGACCGGCCAGCTGCTGGCGCGGGAGGTCGATCGGGACGCGTACACCGTCCTGGTGCGGCCCGAACTGGTGGTGGAGATCGCCTTCGACGGGCTGCAACGCAGCTCGCGCTACCCCGCGGGGCTGGCCCTGCGCTTCGCCCGGGTGGTGCGCTACCGCGAGGACAAGGCGGCCACCGAGGCGGACACCGTCGCCACCGTCCGGGCCATCGCCGAGGCCGGCGGCCTGGGCCGCTGA
- a CDS encoding DUF5709 domain-containing protein — protein sequence MAATDSARGDDVYQPDGGEIVDDSGILDAQDTLTGREADPYDEGWSPPERALAVERVGTTAEEQRAGESLAQRLSEELPDPALNFTADPGDGIGDVSDTDGEPRDGEVGATRSGRLTAPSGRNPSTFAEDVGIDGAAASAEEAAVHIIPADGEFP from the coding sequence ATGGCAGCGACGGACAGCGCGAGGGGCGACGACGTCTACCAACCCGACGGCGGCGAGATCGTCGACGACAGCGGCATCCTGGACGCCCAGGACACGCTCACCGGGCGGGAGGCCGATCCGTACGACGAGGGCTGGTCCCCACCGGAACGCGCACTGGCGGTCGAACGCGTCGGCACGACGGCGGAGGAACAACGTGCGGGCGAGAGCCTGGCCCAGCGGCTGTCCGAGGAGCTTCCGGACCCGGCCCTGAACTTCACGGCCGACCCCGGGGACGGCATCGGCGACGTCTCCGACACCGACGGGGAGCCGCGCGACGGCGAGGTCGGAGCCACCCGCTCGGGCCGGCTGACCGCGCCCTCGGGGCGCAATCCCAGTACCTTCGCCGAGGACGTCGGCATCGACGGCGCCGCCGCCTCCGCGGAGGAGGCCGCCGTCCACATCATCCCGGCCGACGGCGAATTCCCCTGA
- a CDS encoding TetR/AcrR family transcriptional regulator yields MPERRRGAALEKALLDAAWEELADNGYARLTMDAVAQRAGTSPSVLYRRWTDRDDLVRAATVHALKEYCLDTPDTGSLRGDVLTLMREINATRVQFITVMGAHLAGYHQATGTSPGDLRDPFVTGRAKALDVLFDRAVERGEIAPEPLPERVKSLPFDLLRHEILTTFAPVPDDVLEEIVDTVFLPLVR; encoded by the coding sequence ATGCCCGAGCGGCGCCGCGGGGCGGCACTGGAGAAAGCGCTCCTCGATGCGGCCTGGGAGGAACTCGCGGACAACGGCTACGCCCGGCTCACCATGGACGCCGTCGCCCAGCGCGCGGGCACCAGCCCGTCCGTCCTCTACCGCCGCTGGACCGACCGCGACGACCTGGTCCGGGCGGCCACCGTCCACGCCCTGAAGGAGTACTGCCTCGACACCCCCGACACCGGAAGCCTGCGAGGGGACGTCCTCACCCTCATGCGGGAGATCAACGCCACCCGGGTCCAGTTCATCACCGTGATGGGCGCCCACCTGGCCGGCTACCACCAGGCGACCGGAACCAGCCCGGGGGACCTGCGCGATCCGTTCGTGACCGGCCGCGCGAAGGCCCTCGACGTGCTCTTCGACCGTGCCGTCGAGCGCGGCGAGATCGCGCCGGAACCCCTGCCCGAACGCGTCAAGTCACTGCCGTTCGACCTGCTGCGGCACGAGATCCTGACCACCTTCGCCCCCGTGCCCGACGACGTCCTCGAAGAGATCGTCGACACCGTCTTCCTCCCCCTGGTGCGCTGA
- a CDS encoding MFS transporter has translation MSTPPGIAPAPAAADPAPVPPRSLREAWPALAGLSAVFLFEMLDNSILNVALPTIGRELHASTVALQWVTNAYAVTFGGLMLVLGATADRFGRRRIMLIGLVLLGTASLATAFVGTAEQLIAVRALTGVAAAMTTPGSMALAFRLFEEDGLRVRAATLISTVGLIGLAIGPTVGGLVLTIAPWQVLLLVNVPIAVLAVVGVRVGITADNASDLHRDPVDVLGAALGTAAIVLALVAPSLFVTEGAGSWQPWTATAGAAVAAVLFLLRQRSARHPLLDLALVARPLVSSGLAYKAAAGLATAGLGYLVTLQLQLDRGWPPALAAVGMLPQVVVLVAGGAFVDPFVRRVGLDRAARLSATAVVAGLAVYSLLGRFGYLWVAIALVLVAAGMRVLGVVAGVNVLRGLPKNRTTIGAALTDTAAEVTSGAGIAVCGTVLAALFTGDLATSNWSPRQSAQFQEAVTTAGLLLTVAATALVGWAVLRTRNAAGGREGRPGAAATGE, from the coding sequence ATGAGCACTCCCCCCGGGATCGCCCCCGCACCGGCGGCGGCCGACCCCGCCCCCGTCCCGCCCCGATCCCTGCGCGAGGCCTGGCCGGCCCTCGCCGGACTGTCGGCGGTGTTCTTGTTCGAGATGCTGGACAACTCGATCCTCAACGTCGCGCTGCCCACGATCGGACGCGAGCTGCACGCCTCCACGGTCGCGCTGCAGTGGGTGACCAACGCGTACGCGGTCACCTTCGGCGGGCTGATGCTCGTCCTCGGCGCGACGGCCGACCGGTTCGGCCGCCGACGGATCATGCTCATCGGCCTGGTGCTGCTCGGCACCGCGAGCCTGGCGACGGCCTTCGTCGGCACCGCCGAGCAACTGATCGCCGTCCGCGCACTGACGGGCGTCGCGGCGGCGATGACCACGCCGGGCTCGATGGCGCTGGCCTTCCGGCTGTTCGAGGAGGACGGCCTGCGAGTCCGTGCGGCGACCCTGATCTCGACCGTCGGCCTGATCGGTCTCGCGATCGGACCGACGGTCGGCGGCCTCGTGCTGACGATCGCCCCCTGGCAGGTCCTGCTGCTGGTGAACGTACCGATCGCGGTGCTGGCGGTCGTCGGCGTGCGGGTCGGCATCACGGCGGACAACGCGTCCGACCTCCACCGCGACCCGGTGGACGTCCTCGGCGCCGCCCTGGGTACGGCGGCGATCGTGCTCGCCCTGGTCGCGCCCAGCCTGTTCGTCACCGAGGGCGCCGGATCCTGGCAGCCGTGGACGGCCACCGCCGGTGCAGCCGTCGCGGCGGTCCTCTTCCTGCTGCGCCAGCGCTCGGCGCGCCATCCGCTGCTCGACCTCGCACTCGTCGCCCGCCCCCTCGTTTCGAGCGGCCTGGCCTACAAGGCCGCGGCCGGGCTGGCGACCGCCGGCCTCGGCTACCTGGTCACGCTGCAACTGCAGCTCGACCGGGGATGGCCGCCGGCGCTCGCCGCCGTCGGCATGCTGCCGCAGGTCGTCGTCCTGGTCGCCGGGGGCGCGTTCGTCGATCCGTTCGTACGACGGGTCGGTCTCGACCGGGCCGCCCGGCTGAGCGCCACGGCGGTCGTGGCCGGGCTGGCCGTATACAGCCTGCTGGGCCGCTTCGGGTACCTCTGGGTGGCGATCGCCCTCGTGCTCGTGGCGGCCGGGATGCGGGTGCTCGGCGTGGTCGCCGGGGTCAACGTGCTGCGCGGCCTGCCGAAGAACCGGACCACGATCGGCGCGGCGCTCACCGACACCGCCGCCGAGGTCACCTCCGGCGCCGGCATCGCCGTCTGCGGCACCGTCCTCGCGGCGCTGTTCACCGGCGACCTCGCCACGTCGAACTGGAGCCCGCGACAGAGCGCGCAGTTCCAGGAGGCGGTCACCACCGCCGGCCTGCTGCTCACCGTCGCGGCCACGGCGCTCGTCGGCTGGGCGGTCCTGCGGACCCGGAACGCCGCGGGCGGCCGGGAGGGCAGGCCCGGCGCCGCCGCGACAGGCGAGTAG
- a CDS encoding YihY/virulence factor BrkB family protein, translating into MASPFRPEHPSRGPEAAVGTGPSQRVRRKAPDTPSELSARSWRGVLLRTGRECLADELPDRAAALTYYGVLAVFPALLVLVSLLGVIGRSATERILDSLQDLAPGPAREILREAVDQPQDAGPPGSVLALLGLAAAVWAASGYVGAFIRSANAVYDIAEGRPVWKLTPLRLGLTVLLMVLLAASAVIVVFTGPLADRVGRAVGIGATALTVWTFAKWPVLVLLVVLMIALLYWAAPNVRGRGFRWVTPGSVLSVLLWLAASAGFAFYVANFGSYNRTYGTLAGVVVFLVWLWLSNFAILLGLQFDAELSRARAVAGGLPEGEEPYVAPRDTSTWPLGPKR; encoded by the coding sequence ATGGCATCCCCGTTCAGACCCGAGCACCCGTCCCGCGGCCCCGAGGCGGCCGTCGGCACCGGCCCGTCACAGCGGGTGCGGCGCAAGGCCCCGGACACCCCCTCCGAGCTGTCCGCCCGGTCCTGGCGGGGCGTCCTGCTGCGCACCGGGCGGGAGTGCCTGGCGGACGAGCTGCCGGACCGGGCCGCCGCCCTCACGTACTACGGCGTACTGGCGGTCTTCCCCGCGCTGCTCGTCCTGGTCTCGCTGCTCGGCGTGATCGGCAGGTCGGCGACCGAGCGGATCCTCGACAGCCTGCAGGACCTCGCGCCGGGCCCGGCCCGGGAGATCCTGCGCGAGGCCGTCGACCAGCCGCAGGACGCCGGCCCCCCCGGCTCGGTCCTCGCCCTGCTGGGCCTGGCGGCCGCCGTCTGGGCCGCCTCCGGCTACGTGGGCGCCTTCATCCGCTCGGCCAACGCCGTCTACGACATCGCCGAGGGGCGCCCGGTCTGGAAGCTCACGCCGCTGCGGCTCGGGCTGACCGTGCTGCTGATGGTGCTGCTCGCGGCGAGCGCCGTCATCGTCGTCTTCACGGGACCGCTGGCGGACCGCGTCGGCCGGGCCGTGGGCATCGGCGCCACCGCGCTGACCGTCTGGACATTCGCCAAATGGCCCGTGCTGGTACTGCTCGTGGTACTGATGATCGCCCTGCTGTACTGGGCCGCGCCCAACGTGCGCGGGCGCGGCTTTCGCTGGGTCACGCCCGGCAGCGTGCTGTCGGTGCTGCTCTGGTTGGCCGCCTCCGCCGGGTTCGCCTTCTACGTGGCGAACTTCGGCTCCTACAACCGGACGTACGGGACGCTCGCCGGGGTCGTGGTCTTCCTGGTCTGGCTCTGGCTCTCCAACTTCGCGATCCTGCTCGGGCTCCAGTTCGACGCCGAACTCTCCCGGGCCCGCGCCGTCGCCGGCGGCCTCCCCGAGGGCGAGGAGCCGTACGTGGCGCCGCGCGACACCAGCACCTGGCCGCTCGGCCCGAAACGCTGA
- a CDS encoding electron transfer flavoprotein subunit alpha/FixB family protein, with the protein MGEILVLVDHADGVVRKPALELLTLARRIGEPSAVVLGAGADAAAIAARAAEFGAAKVYVADGAEFTDRLVVPKVDALTQIAKAAGAAAVLVTSSGEGKEVAARVALRLGSGIITDAVDLEAGEGGPVATQSVFAASFQVRSRVSHGTPVITVKPNSTSPEAAPAAGAVESVAVAFTGNAATVTSRTPRVSSGRPELTEAAIVVSGGRGVGAAEGFGVVEELADALGAAVGASRAAVDAGWYPHTNQVGQTGKQVSPQLYVAAGISGAIQHRAGMQTSKTIVAVNKDPEAPIFELVDYGVVGDLFTVLPQLTAETAGRKG; encoded by the coding sequence ATGGGTGAGATTCTCGTCCTCGTCGACCACGCCGACGGCGTGGTCCGCAAGCCGGCCCTCGAACTGCTGACCCTGGCCCGCCGGATCGGCGAGCCGTCGGCGGTGGTGCTCGGCGCCGGCGCCGATGCCGCCGCGATCGCCGCCAGGGCCGCCGAGTTCGGTGCCGCGAAGGTCTACGTCGCCGACGGCGCCGAGTTCACCGACCGGCTGGTCGTCCCGAAGGTCGACGCGCTGACCCAGATCGCGAAGGCGGCCGGTGCCGCCGCGGTCCTGGTGACCTCTTCCGGCGAGGGCAAGGAGGTCGCCGCCCGGGTGGCGCTGCGGCTGGGTTCGGGGATCATCACGGACGCGGTGGACCTGGAGGCCGGTGAGGGTGGTCCGGTGGCGACGCAGTCGGTGTTCGCGGCGTCGTTCCAGGTGAGGTCGCGGGTGTCGCACGGTACGCCGGTGATCACGGTGAAGCCGAACTCCACGTCGCCCGAGGCGGCCCCGGCGGCCGGTGCGGTGGAGAGTGTGGCGGTGGCGTTCACCGGCAACGCGGCGACGGTGACCTCGCGCACGCCGCGGGTGTCCTCGGGTCGTCCGGAGCTGACCGAGGCCGCGATCGTGGTGTCGGGCGGTCGTGGTGTGGGTGCGGCGGAGGGCTTCGGCGTGGTGGAGGAGCTGGCGGACGCGCTGGGTGCGGCGGTGGGTGCCTCGCGGGCCGCGGTGGACGCGGGTTGGTACCCGCACACCAACCAGGTCGGGCAGACCGGCAAGCAGGTCTCGCCGCAGCTGTACGTGGCGGCGGGCATCTCGGGTGCGATCCAGCACCGGGCCGGTATGCAGACCTCGAAGACCATCGTCGCGGTCAACAAGGACCCGGAGGCCCCGATCTTCGAGCTGGTCGACTACGGCGTCGTCGGTGACCTCTTCACCGTCCTGCCGCAGCTCACCGCCGAGACGGCCGGCCGCAAGGGCTGA
- a CDS encoding electron transfer flavoprotein subunit beta/FixA family protein, whose translation MSLRIVVCVKYVPDATGDRRFADDHTTDREGVDGLLSELDEYGVEQALRIAEAHGDAEVTVLTVGPDDAKDALRKALSMGADKAVHVNDDDIHGTDVIGTSAIIAKALEQTGFDLVVGGMASTDGTMGVLPALLAERLGVPQLTLLSEVAVEGGTVRGRRDGDAATEQVEAQLPAVVSVTDQSGEARYPSFKGIMAAKKKPVQSFDLDDLGIDAEEVGLAGAWTAVEAVTARPARTAGIVVKDEGEGGKALAAYLAEQKFI comes from the coding sequence GTGAGCTTGAGGATCGTTGTCTGTGTGAAGTACGTGCCCGACGCGACCGGTGACCGGCGCTTCGCGGACGACCACACCACCGACCGGGAGGGCGTCGACGGCCTCCTGTCGGAGTTGGACGAGTACGGCGTGGAGCAGGCGCTGCGGATCGCGGAGGCGCACGGCGACGCGGAGGTGACGGTGCTGACGGTGGGCCCGGACGACGCGAAGGACGCGCTGCGCAAGGCCCTGTCGATGGGCGCTGACAAGGCCGTGCACGTGAACGACGACGACATCCACGGCACCGACGTGATCGGTACCTCGGCGATCATCGCGAAGGCGTTGGAGCAGACCGGTTTCGACCTGGTGGTGGGCGGCATGGCCTCCACCGACGGCACGATGGGCGTGCTGCCGGCGCTGCTCGCCGAGCGGCTGGGCGTGCCGCAGCTCACCCTGCTGTCCGAGGTCGCGGTCGAGGGCGGCACGGTCAGGGGCCGTCGCGACGGCGACGCCGCGACCGAGCAGGTCGAGGCGCAGCTGCCGGCGGTCGTGTCGGTGACCGACCAGTCCGGGGAGGCCCGCTACCCCTCGTTCAAGGGGATCATGGCCGCGAAGAAGAAGCCGGTGCAGTCCTTCGACCTGGACGATCTGGGCATCGACGCGGAGGAGGTCGGTCTGGCCGGTGCCTGGACCGCGGTGGAGGCCGTCACGGCCCGTCCGGCGCGCACCGCCGGCATCGTCGTCAAGGACGAGGGTGAGGGCGGCAAGGCGCTCGCCGCCTACCTCGCCGAGCAGAAGTTCATCTGA
- a CDS encoding SpoIIE family protein phosphatase, which translates to MPVSDSRAGTGRAVPFDLMPTATAVVDEQGAVVGWSDEATRLLGVGPEQVLGRPVSALLAPEQADVLPPRGGAERSAAGLSSGAVIRVVHRDGQVLTLGVQATALNDISGARRWHLTAIDLGRAPWWRASHSVLERFLTRSPYGIAVLDTQLRYVWTNGTLERMAGVSLEQRLGRRMRDVLPKLSPFQVERQLRSVLDTGRPVLNFEYRGYVPIDPGREHAFSTSILRLDDDDGRVLGVCYISVDITDRWRTRERLTLLTESGTRIGTTLDLEATARELTEVAVPGLADLALVDLLDPVLQGDEPGPPGRSGPPPLRRMAHLSVRTGTPEAVVRIGEDPGYPASSPMIRCLAEEGAVLEPSLQGRPWTTEDHVRGASRQTWDLHSLMAVPVRARGTVLGVAVFIRSGGSDPFESEDLALAEELVSRAAVCLDNARRYTREHRTALTLQRSLLPQFLPALPAIEAAYRYLPAAADGSAGGDWFDVLPISGARVALVVGDMVGHGINAAAAMGRLRTAVHTLADMDLPPDELLAHLDDLVLRLVDERSEQSEGSETAATAQGATCLYIVHDPATGHCTMARAGHPAPAILTPDGRVTFAELPPGPPLGVGTLPFESAEFDLPEGTVLALFTDGLVSGAGLGPAAAGERLRGVLEAARPGLEHACEDILASMLPDGPDDDAVLLLARTHRLTEDRIVTWELPSDPVVVAEARLLAAGALAAWGLDDLVFTTELVVSELVTNAIRYGSAPVTLRLINESVLICEVSDGTSTSPRLRHARTTDEGGRGLFLVAQLCRRWGTRYTDTGKIIWAEQNLP; encoded by the coding sequence ATGCCCGTCTCGGACAGCCGCGCCGGCACCGGCCGAGCCGTTCCGTTCGACCTGATGCCGACCGCCACCGCCGTCGTGGACGAGCAGGGGGCGGTGGTGGGGTGGTCGGACGAGGCCACCCGGCTGCTGGGCGTGGGGCCCGAGCAGGTGCTCGGCCGGCCCGTCAGCGCCCTGCTCGCACCCGAGCAGGCGGACGTCCTGCCGCCGCGCGGCGGCGCCGAGCGCTCCGCGGCCGGCCTCAGCAGCGGCGCCGTGATCCGGGTCGTCCACCGGGACGGGCAGGTGCTCACCCTCGGCGTGCAGGCCACCGCGCTGAACGACATCTCGGGCGCCCGCCGCTGGCACCTGACCGCCATCGACCTGGGCCGCGCCCCCTGGTGGCGTGCCAGCCACTCCGTCCTGGAGCGCTTCCTCACCCGCTCGCCCTACGGCATCGCCGTCCTCGACACCCAGCTGCGCTACGTCTGGACCAACGGCACGCTGGAGCGGATGGCCGGGGTCAGCCTGGAGCAGCGGCTCGGTCGGCGGATGCGCGACGTGCTGCCGAAGCTCTCCCCGTTCCAGGTGGAGCGCCAGCTCCGGTCCGTCCTGGACACCGGCCGGCCGGTGCTGAACTTCGAGTACCGCGGCTACGTCCCGATCGACCCCGGGCGCGAGCACGCCTTCTCGACCTCGATCCTGCGCCTGGACGACGACGACGGCCGGGTGCTGGGCGTCTGCTACATCAGCGTCGACATCACCGACCGCTGGCGTACCCGGGAGCGGCTGACGCTGCTCACCGAATCGGGCACCCGGATCGGGACCACCCTCGACCTGGAGGCCACCGCCCGGGAGCTGACCGAGGTCGCCGTGCCCGGCCTCGCCGACCTGGCGCTGGTCGACCTGCTGGACCCGGTGCTCCAGGGCGACGAACCGGGCCCGCCGGGCCGGTCCGGCCCGCCGCCGCTGCGCCGGATGGCCCACCTGTCGGTCCGGACCGGCACCCCCGAGGCGGTCGTCCGCATCGGCGAGGACCCGGGGTACCCGGCCTCCTCCCCGATGATCCGGTGCCTGGCCGAGGAGGGGGCCGTGCTGGAGCCCTCGCTCCAGGGCCGGCCGTGGACGACTGAGGACCACGTCCGCGGCGCCAGCCGCCAGACCTGGGACCTGCACTCCCTGATGGCCGTCCCGGTCCGGGCCCGGGGGACGGTGCTGGGCGTGGCGGTGTTCATCCGTTCGGGCGGGTCCGACCCCTTCGAGTCCGAGGACCTCGCCCTGGCCGAGGAACTGGTCTCGCGGGCCGCCGTCTGCCTGGACAACGCCCGGCGCTACACCCGGGAGCACCGCACCGCCCTCACCCTGCAGCGCAGCCTGCTGCCCCAGTTCCTCCCGGCGCTGCCCGCCATCGAGGCCGCCTACCGCTACCTCCCGGCGGCCGCGGACGGCAGCGCCGGCGGCGACTGGTTCGACGTGCTCCCGATCTCCGGGGCCCGGGTCGCCCTGGTCGTCGGCGACATGGTCGGCCACGGCATCAACGCGGCCGCCGCGATGGGCCGGCTGCGCACCGCGGTGCACACCCTCGCCGACATGGACCTGCCGCCCGACGAACTGCTCGCCCACCTCGACGACCTGGTGCTGCGCCTGGTGGACGAACGCTCCGAGCAGTCCGAGGGGTCGGAGACCGCCGCCACCGCCCAGGGCGCCACCTGCCTGTACATCGTGCACGACCCGGCCACCGGGCACTGCACGATGGCCCGGGCCGGCCACCCGGCGCCGGCGATCCTCACCCCGGACGGCCGGGTCACCTTCGCCGAGCTGCCGCCCGGCCCCCCGCTCGGGGTCGGCACCCTGCCCTTCGAGTCGGCGGAGTTCGACCTGCCGGAGGGCACCGTCCTGGCCCTCTTCACCGACGGCCTGGTGTCCGGTGCGGGCCTGGGCCCCGCGGCGGCGGGCGAGCGGCTGCGCGGGGTGCTGGAGGCCGCGCGGCCCGGCCTGGAGCACGCCTGCGAGGACATCCTCGCGAGCATGCTGCCGGACGGGCCGGACGACGACGCCGTCCTGCTGCTGGCCCGCACCCACCGGCTCACCGAGGACCGGATCGTCACCTGGGAGTTGCCGAGCGACCCGGTGGTGGTGGCCGAGGCCCGGTTGCTTGCCGCCGGCGCGCTGGCCGCCTGGGGCCTGGACGACCTGGTCTTCACCACCGAGCTGGTGGTCAGCGAGCTGGTCACCAACGCCATCCGCTACGGCTCGGCACCCGTCACCCTGCGCCTGATCAACGAGTCGGTGCTGATCTGCGAGGTCTCGGACGGCACCAGCACCTCGCCCCGGCTGCGTCACGCCCGGACCACCGACGAAGGCGGCCGGGGCCTCTTCCTGGTGGCCCAGCTCTGCCGGCGCTGGGGCACCCGCTACACCGATACCGGCAAGATCATCTGGGCCGAGCAGAACCTGCCCTGA